GCGCTTCGCGTTCTGCAAACGGGACGAGGTGCTCACCGAAGCGGTGGCACGTCTGAACGGATTGCAGGAGGCGCGCTAGATGTTGCGACCGACCATCCCGTCGGACTTCGTGTCGCGAGCGGTACAGGTGGGAGCCGAGGAGGGCATCGATCTGCAACCGGCCCTCGAGGCAGCACGCATCAGCCGCGCGGTGCTCACCCATCCCCATGCCCGGCTCACGCCCGCCCAGGTCAGTCGTTTCACGCAGGTGGTCTGGCAGATCACCGACGACGAACTCTTCGGCATCGCAGCGGCTCCCGTGCCCCGCGGCACCTTCCGGGTTATGTGCCTGACCCTCATCCACCGACCCGATCTCGACCACGCTCTGCAACGGATGATCGAGGTGAACCATGTCATCCGGTCCCTGCCGCAGTTGAGCCTGACCCCGGGTGCGTCCACCACCTTCCTGGACGTGGAACTGCCGGAGGTCGTGGACGACAAGACCCGCGTGGTGGTGGATTTCCTTCTCATGCTGCTGCACCGCTTCGCCGCGTGGCTGGTGGGTGGGCGTGTCCCCCTCGGGTCGGTGTTCCTGCCGTACACCGAACCCGATCCCGTCCTGGCCCGCAGTTACGACGCGATCTTCGGCGTGCCGGTGACCTTCGGTGCGGGGCGGGCCGCGCTCGAGATCGACAATGCTGCACTGAAGTCGCCACTCGTGCAGACCGAGGAATCACTCGAGGAGTACCTGCGGGATTCTCCGAATCTCATTCTCTCCGAACGTGAATACGAGTCGACGGTGTCGTCCCAGGTGCGGCGGATCTTCGAATCGGGCATCGACGGCCGGACGGCGACCGCCGAGGACATCGCCGGCAGGCTCGCGGTGAGCCCTCCCCATCTGCGACGCCTGCTCCGCCAGGAGGGCACGTCGCTGGGGCAGTTGCGCGAGGAGGTCCTCCGCGACCTCGCGATCGCGGGCCTGAGACGCGGTGAAGCGGTCGACGATCTGTCGTCCCGGCTCGGTTTCTCCGAGCCGAGCGCCTTCCGCCGTGCGTTCAAGAGGTGGACCGGAAACACCCCTCGCGCATACCGAGAGCACCGCTGACGCGCATCGGCTGCCGACCGTCGCGACGCCGCCGGATACCCGGCCGGTTCCGGAACGAAACTCGATTCGACCAGGAGTTATGGGCGAGGAGTCGGTACGCGGACATGTCGGG
This window of the Rhodococcus pyridinivorans genome carries:
- a CDS encoding AraC family transcriptional regulator → MLRPTIPSDFVSRAVQVGAEEGIDLQPALEAARISRAVLTHPHARLTPAQVSRFTQVVWQITDDELFGIAAAPVPRGTFRVMCLTLIHRPDLDHALQRMIEVNHVIRSLPQLSLTPGASTTFLDVELPEVVDDKTRVVVDFLLMLLHRFAAWLVGGRVPLGSVFLPYTEPDPVLARSYDAIFGVPVTFGAGRAALEIDNAALKSPLVQTEESLEEYLRDSPNLILSEREYESTVSSQVRRIFESGIDGRTATAEDIAGRLAVSPPHLRRLLRQEGTSLGQLREEVLRDLAIAGLRRGEAVDDLSSRLGFSEPSAFRRAFKRWTGNTPRAYREHR